The segment ACCTCTtcgttattggcaaatcttttTCTATCAAccgattttttcaagtttggatatagaaaataatctgaaggggctaaatctgaGAAGTAAGGtggattagaaaaaaaatcgaaaccaagttgattgattttcgCCATCGTGATGACGAACCTGTGAGAGTGGTGcgttgttttaataaaacaaaactttatttctCCCCCCATGTTAAGATCTACTGGGTAGTAAATTGGTATGATCCAGCGAAAATCGAACATTTCTAAGGATGAGTGCATTTGTCATACAATGTCAGGCCAATTTTAGCGAATTAATGCAGCAATTTTGGTCCCCTCTGTATACTTACACTTATTGAAAGAGACAGAATTTTTATCTTAGCGCGTTTATATCACGCTACtatgttttcttaattaaaagtCAATCATTAATAAAGTACTTTGTTGCAAAAAGTATGGAGATTCAATTAGTATGAATGAACCTGTTTGTCCGATAAGGcagtaaattttatattaaataaatacgtaTAGGTAAAGGATTCGATATATTATGTACTTATAAAAAGtagatacatacatatatggaCGCAGCATTATTCACTTGGAATATTCTGCAAAACTTTCTGtgaactagaaaaaaaaacgccaatcattaaaaatatgtttaaaggAAATCGTCTATATGAAGTTTTACTCACAATTTTACTCATCATAAAAGTTGAAAACACGTCTGCACATCCCCCTCAACGCAATCTCATTGTCGCCACAGGGATATACAAATGTATAACCCAGTTTAGTGAAATTTCTGGGTCGATTATGtggcacaccctgtagctGCCAtacacaaattaaaataatttcgagGATAACAAATATATGAGATTTCAGCAGCATTTTTGTAGCTTTAAAGTCTGCAAAATGCCTCCTATTTTAAGAATGGTACCCGTTGGCGCaatatattgtttattgtaCACATGTACTGATAATTATGTTGACAGGGAGTACAAACAATAATATGGATTTCAATATAATAATGCGCAAATCAGctacaataaacaataaatttaaaagtagTTGAAAAGGCGCGCGGTACAACTGCATTCAGTAAATACATCGAAATTCGCGGAACAGTTATAGAGCATCATGGTTAACAGATGTGcggtaattaaataatattatattatcgGTTTCCTGGAGCATATCAGCAAATAGAGTAATTAATTTGGAATAATAAATACGTCATACATCTTGCTCGTCATGTCTTTTTATAGACCGTTTGGTAACTTTTTCAATTGAACTAAGCACATTAAAATACTACAAAATGCAGGGTGTTTGCTAgaactaaataattaaattttttatttcaccaAAATAAGACAAAACATCCTCGAAAATAGTGCGAAACCGTCCAATATtgctgttttaaaaatttctgagGTTTTTTGCCAAGTTCTGCGGTGAATATCAATTACTAAggatatataataattaaattttatgcaaTATTATTATCCaccgaatttaaaaatagtgttaaaaaattattttaatgaatagAAAGaatttatatagaaaatttagACTTTTGTAATGGAACTCCCGTTACGGTGGTGGTGCGTAAGGCGTTCAAAAGCACAAAGCGCTGAGTTTCAATAGGTTAAATATATAAAGTTAAGTTACTTAATTCGTCTCACACGCATAATTCATATGGAACACCAATAATTTGTGTAAAAGAAAATGAGtagatttacatttttacctctacattttttaaatcagcaCAAGTCCcattaaatgaaacaatatacaggatgttccattacaaaaattgaaatttcatacAGTAGCTTTTTAGTTCTACCCcgatcccatttaaaaaaacacttctCATTAATATCAGCTGAAAAAGTCCATCTAAACCATCTTCATGAATAATTTCCTACTATACCtgcttatttaatttttttactacagtttggaaaaaaaacaataaaatacgaTGCATAGAAATTCCTATGGCTCATGTTAACAAAAAACACCTGAAAAACTGCCGAAGTAgcgtattaaatttataaacaaagtTTAACACGTGCAGTTTTTTGCAGATATCTctggaaatattgaaatttttaacaatttgaaTGAAGATTCTAAACAAGTATTTAATTGtgcatatttttcttaatttaaccGATTCTATGTCCTTTATGGGTTAGAAGACTCCCATACATTTCTACGAATTTGCAGCACTCTGTATAGAGAGAGCGAATCCATAGTGGAAAAAACCATTATTAGCAAGTGTCAAGAGCCTCTTAAGCACGCATGGGGGGTTTCTTTGATATGAACCAGACACTTTTGACCTATCTCCTTATTTGAATGAAGTACGATGGCCAGTACAGATTAATTACCAGAGTTCACACATGTTCTCGCAGATTTATCTATATCTTTCTTTTCTATAACGAtggattaaaaaattacgtcaaaAGTGAAATCAAGACACCCCCACTATTCATTACAAAGCCGAACCAACAAACCTGCTCTTTTATGTACATAATGGGAAGGCAGCTTCATTCATTGAGGCAAAAGCTATCGCACTGAATACGCGTACACATACacgtcttaaaaaaatttagtaatttttcgtCTTGCTAAGGATCAACATCTTTGATCCAACATGAGTTTGATCTACGTGATAAAGCGAAGATTGTTGCTCTTTTTAATGGTGATCCTGATAGCCAATCAGATACACACCTTCCTGGCCATGCCAGTGGACAGCACCAATGGAGCTAAAGTGGTGAAAGCGGGGAACGAGACGGAGACTGTTATATGTATCTATGGGTTTGAAAATGTGAATGGCACGTGTAAGGAGATATTTTGATTAATGTGGTAaggtaaaacaaaaacatcattattacagcgaatttttaaaaaatacgtaacattttttaaaggtaaatttgAAGCGCATATATAAAACTAACATAAACATTAAGAAATTAGCATACTGGTAATGTTACCTTCATTTTCTTGCGCATCTAGTATTAAATCTTATGCCAAAAACTGAATCTGAAACTTCAGcgttttttttcattgcattGCACCTCAGATAAAAAAACCTGAAGGGAAATTTCCTATGCTATTCTTCGTTTAAACGACATTtggtcaaaaatttcataacagAGGATGTAACCTTCGAACTTTGATAAAACCCACTGAATTACCAagattaaatttgaacaattaattACAAATGACACAGGGTCAGGAAGTATATTTTTGGCTGTTAGATCACCCAGTTTGTATCCTATAAAATGCAATTGAAAATgccaactttttcttttccagaTGCCGAAAGCCGAGAGGAAATCATCGTACAAATCATCATTAAAATGCTCTGGCTGCGTATGAAAGGGAGGATTGAATGATTTGTCACATtgagaatatttattaaattatttattttaatttaggacttttaaaattttaaacttacaCGTGGTTTGTGAaggaaatgttgaaattttcgaaGAAAGACAAAGGAAAAATTGGATTATTCCGGTTTGGAGTTATGATCTACAGTGGCGTTacttaataaatatgtatatataattgtttttattgtaaaacaGCGCCTTTTAAGCCCggatttttgtattaaaaatcatACTGATCGTACGTAGGTACTTAtacaaataatacaaattttagATTCGAATAAGACAGTAAATCTCTCCAATATCATATGTAAGATGTagataagtaaataatttgtatttattattgatactacgaattttatattatattataagtTGTTCTAACAACTACAATAACTGGTTTCAATCCTTAACATGCCCTCATATTAGTGCCGACCCTGTTGCTTGCAGCACTTAATCGCATTAAATGTTAATAAGGCTTAATAAAAGTGCTGTCGTGGAAATTCCCGTCCACTAAAACTACAATCTGTCGCATCTTTAAGTAGCAGGCAACATTTGTCTGTCGGCTGTATAACAATAATTCTTAGAAggcattttaaaacataatattACCATGCACGAGTAGAAAAGTTTCTTTCAGGTTCAGGTTTCTTGGAATTGATATGCATATACTGTTGGATGATCTTGAGATATCATTGCTTTTTTGAAAGGCGCTCAACTTGAAAACTTTTGGGacttcaaaaaaatagtaacCACATGAACACAAAATCCATATTTGTATTAACTTTTCAGCGTTCCCCTATTTATATATAGTTTTGCAACATTGGAGCCagtttatattttatgataattaGTCTTACCTAACAcacgtttttttaataaaatgaaggAAACAAGTATAAACATTAGTCTTGAGCAGTTACTGTATATCGCATTACCACCAAATTGATTGCATGTTTCACACTTAGTCAccgtaatattatttttcagagTGCTTTAAGCACCATCTCTATTTCTGCTAAATCGACTGTTGAACTGGTATTATACAACAGTATCTCGTAGATTGTAAAAACCAtgcaacgaaaaaaaaatggaacagaAAATTCGGAGTTAAAAACACTTTCaaggataattttttactaacaTAAAAAGCTTAATTTAGTTCAAGTTTGAGTCGCTCGAGGATTTTATTGGGACTTGGGACAgacaaaaaaatcgttaacgtgtcataaaatctttatttacttaaataaacaCTGGAAATAATACATCTAGTTTTTTTAAGAACCATTAGattgtcgattttttaaaatattagaaatgaaaaattcgccCGCCTTATACGAACTCCTGACCAAAGGTCCACTAGCAACATAAAGAAATCCCATTTCCTTTCCCACTGTCTCCCAATGTTTGTATTTGGTAGGGGTAACATATTCTAccaccttaaaaaaaattaagatttaacaataaatttttgaaaagccgGCAATCGCTGCGCATACTACATACATATTTCCAAATGTTCAGTATAAGGATATTTTTGTTCTaaacacctgtgaaaagtAACTTTATTTACAATCATAAACATATTTAATGTTGTGTGGACTTTGTAGCATAACACCATGCTCTGTTACTTTCTCCCTTTGTCAACCGAATTAAAATAGAGACCGTCGTAATATAACTCGCCAAATAAGAGGAACTTAAAAACCTTAATTTTAAGCTTtacttgaaaagtaaaaaagtaataGCCATTCTTAACATAGGCTAAAGGACCAatgcattattaaatataaatcgGTATTAGTTCAATAGGTTACTTAAAGCATCAGGTTCGTACAGTTGCGAATATTTTGGTATCACAATTTGTGTCAATTCCGTCCCTGCCCATGAAACCGCGATAATGcctatttttctcatttccattaataacaaaatatgctaaattgctttaaaatcctgaatagatttaaattttttgctgaTATGCGAAATATCAAATCTCGATATAAATCCATGCAACTaagagaaatgtttattttctttcaacaATGCTTGGATACTTCGTTCCGGGAATTCTGCGCAGCGATTTTCATTCGACAAACACCACATACCTTCAAATGACGCTTAGTAGGTTGCATATATTGCCCTAAAGTGACGCAATCTACCCGAGCTTTCTTCAAGTCTTTCAAAGTAGTTTCCACCTCCTCATCACTTTCTCCTAATCCCAACATAATTGAGGATTTTGTTATCAAATCCTCATTCATATTCTTGGCGTTTTCCAGTGTAAAAAGCGACTGTCTATCAtacaaatttgtcaaattcaTAGATAAACAGAGTAAATTCTTACCTATACTTAGCTCTTCTGTCCCTAACATAGGGGGTTAATTTTTCCACTGTTTCTATGTTGTGGGCATACACATCTAATCCactattaacaatatttttaacttgctCTAAATTACCACTGAAATCTGGAACAAGGCACTCAACAAGAATGCTcttatttctgaaaaaaacactccaaattaattaattgttgattcgatttttcaacaaaCCTTGATTTAATTTCCTTGACAGTTTGAGCAAAGTGATTCGATCCTCCATCTGGCAAATCTTGAGAAATATAAATGATTAGGTACTCCATACAATAAGGCAAACTTTTTGTACACATTTACCATCTCTATCCACTGATGTTAGAACAATGTAATCTAGACCCCATGCGGCTATTGCTTGGGCTGTATTTACTGGTTCATGAGGATCAGGCGGCGGGGGTGCTCTAGATGTTTTTATTGAACAAAACCTACATCCCCTAGTGCATGTGTCTCCAAGTAACTGAACAATAGAAATTAAGAAGTTAAGAATTGGCACTCAAtaacgaaaaatatataaaatacaaaat is part of the Euwallacea fornicatus isolate EFF26 chromosome 8, ASM4011564v1, whole genome shotgun sequence genome and harbors:
- the Las gene encoding lipoyl synthase, mitochondrial; the protein is MLKSKFLTIFEGQIRKKSHLEALREKIANGPNLQDFIQDPKAVLKDEVEVWEDYDGKLKREKGEDQRLRLPPWLKRTIPMGKNFAKIKEQLRGLNLHTVCEEARCPNIGECWGGGEHGTQTATIMLLGDTCTRGCRFCSIKTSRAPPPPDPHEPVNTAQAIAAWGLDYIVLTSVDRDDLPDGGSNHFAQTVKEIKSRNKSILVECLVPDFSGNLEQVKNIVNSGLDVYAHNIETVEKLTPYVRDRRAKYRQSLFTLENAKNMNEDLITKSSIMLGLGESDEEVETTLKDLKKARVDCVTLGQYMQPTKRHLKVVEYVTPTKYKHWETVGKEMGFLYVASGPLVRSSYKAGEFFISNILKNRQSNGS